In Spirosoma aureum, a single genomic region encodes these proteins:
- a CDS encoding CHRD domain-containing protein, which translates to MNKKSAILSVAALLALGTTFMSCKDEENPTTTVPTPTTTRLVATLNGAGEKPTSTTSTATGNFVGDLNTTTRVLSYTLTYTGPFSSTLTGGHLHRINKADGTGPVEIPFSSLTSPISGTTTLTTATRVDSLLNGFYYANLHTTLYPAGEIRGDIKKQ; encoded by the coding sequence ATGAACAAGAAAAGTGCAATCCTGTCTGTTGCGGCCTTATTGGCCCTTGGAACGACGTTTATGTCGTGTAAAGACGAAGAGAATCCGACAACCACTGTACCCACGCCAACAACCACACGTCTGGTGGCGACGTTAAATGGGGCTGGTGAAAAACCGACGTCGACAACGTCGACGGCTACAGGCAACTTTGTTGGCGATTTGAATACAACGACGCGGGTACTTAGCTATACGCTTACTTATACTGGGCCATTTTCATCAACACTGACGGGGGGGCATTTGCACCGCATTAATAAAGCAGATGGCACTGGACCTGTCGAGATTCCGTTTTCAAGCCTTACTTCGCCAATTAGTGGTACGACGACACTGACGACCGCAACGCGGGTCGATAGTTTGCTGAACGGATTTTATTACGCCAATTTACACACGACTCTCTATCCGGCTGGTGAGATTCGCGGAGATATCAAGAAACAGTAA
- a CDS encoding CHRD domain-containing protein produces the protein MTKNSTFLLVAVFMALSAFLMNCNDHQGFPPDAKIRLVSTLSGAGEKPIPVASAGTGSFVGVIDRATRVLSYTVTYSGLSPVAGHLHRINSANGTGPVEIPFASLTSPIIGTTTLTTATRVDSLINGFYYANLHTPAFPAGEIRGNVRVDGPIKLTAALSGAAEKPIPVASAATGAFVGVVDPSTRVLSYTVTYSGLSPVAGHLHRVNAANGTGPVEIPFLSLTSPIIGTTTLTTATRVDSLLNGFYYANLHTAVFPAGEIRGDIK, from the coding sequence ATGACAAAGAACTCTACCTTTCTGTTAGTGGCTGTTTTCATGGCACTAAGCGCTTTCCTGATGAATTGCAATGATCACCAGGGGTTTCCTCCCGATGCAAAAATTCGATTGGTGTCAACCTTAAGTGGAGCTGGAGAGAAACCAATTCCTGTTGCATCGGCGGGTACAGGTTCGTTTGTTGGTGTAATTGATCGTGCTACCCGCGTATTGAGCTATACGGTCACCTATTCAGGGCTAAGTCCCGTAGCGGGTCACCTCCACCGAATCAATTCGGCCAATGGCACCGGGCCAGTCGAAATTCCGTTTGCGAGCCTGACCTCCCCGATTATAGGCACAACGACACTGACAACGGCAACGCGGGTCGATAGTTTAATTAATGGATTTTACTATGCCAATCTACACACGCCTGCCTTTCCGGCGGGCGAAATTCGGGGGAATGTCCGTGTTGATGGCCCAATTAAACTAACGGCAGCTTTGAGCGGAGCTGCCGAAAAGCCCATACCGGTAGCTTCAGCAGCTACCGGTGCGTTTGTTGGCGTGGTCGATCCATCGACACGTGTATTGAGCTACACAGTCACCTATTCGGGGTTAAGTCCCGTGGCGGGGCACCTCCATCGAGTCAATGCGGCTAATGGTACCGGGCCAGTCGAAATTCCATTTTTGAGTTTGACCTCTCCAATTATAGGTACGACTACACTGACGACCGCAACGCGGGTCGATAGTTTGCTGAACGGATTTTATTACGCCAACCTACACACCGCTGTTTTTCCAGCGGGCGAAATTCGGGGTGATATTAAGTAG
- a CDS encoding DUF6986 family protein — protein MKLSIQESDKNRLLDSLKPANLAFQATYPGDKPDRQPVHTVYGGANLFKSDTCIRMGEIALKNLQTYSPNFVVLANVLQLDGYDRLPHLRKDIADLTDRLDSLSEAERRQESAWLAYSVYNKIVQKLQTEAVEDFRIDFEDGFGNRPDDEEDATAVQAALEVAEGMKNKTLSPFIGIRIKPFTEDLKFRGVRTLDIFLSTLLEKTGGVLPDNFVVMLPKVTIPEQVITMVRLFEILEKENNLAPNTLKMETMVEATQIVMDDEGRNPLMRIIKASEGRCIAAHFGTYDYTASCGITAKYQTMDHPVCDFAHHVTKVALGGTGIFLSDGATNVMPIGPHRGDDLTFEQLAENRTAVHNAWKIGYNHTMHSLINGFYQGWDLNPAQLPMRYAATYNFFLSSYEDAVFRLKTFVERAAISTLTKDIFDDAATGQGLLNFFLKAMNCGAISEEEALVTGLTIDEIRSRSFYRILEGRRNNNG, from the coding sequence ATGAAGTTATCGATTCAGGAAAGCGACAAAAACCGACTACTTGATAGCCTAAAACCGGCCAATCTGGCGTTTCAGGCAACGTATCCCGGCGACAAACCCGACCGGCAGCCCGTTCATACGGTCTACGGTGGAGCCAATCTGTTTAAGTCGGACACCTGCATCCGAATGGGCGAAATCGCGTTGAAAAATCTGCAAACCTACTCACCCAATTTCGTTGTACTGGCGAATGTGCTTCAACTGGATGGGTATGACCGTTTGCCACACTTACGAAAAGACATTGCCGATCTGACCGATCGTTTAGACAGCCTGTCGGAAGCCGAACGCAGACAAGAATCGGCCTGGCTAGCCTATTCTGTTTACAACAAAATTGTCCAGAAACTCCAGACAGAAGCCGTGGAGGATTTTCGGATTGACTTTGAAGATGGCTTTGGCAATCGCCCCGACGACGAAGAAGATGCAACGGCCGTTCAGGCCGCTCTTGAAGTAGCGGAGGGCATGAAAAATAAAACGCTGTCGCCGTTCATAGGCATTCGCATCAAACCGTTTACCGAAGATTTAAAGTTTCGCGGGGTTCGTACGTTAGATATTTTCCTGTCGACGCTGCTCGAAAAAACCGGCGGTGTATTGCCCGATAATTTCGTCGTGATGCTCCCTAAAGTGACCATACCCGAACAGGTAATCACGATGGTGCGTTTGTTTGAAATTTTAGAGAAGGAGAACAATCTCGCCCCCAACACCCTGAAAATGGAAACAATGGTGGAGGCTACGCAGATTGTTATGGACGACGAAGGTCGCAATCCACTAATGCGCATTATCAAAGCCAGCGAAGGCCGGTGTATTGCCGCTCATTTTGGCACATACGACTATACAGCGTCCTGTGGTATTACGGCCAAATACCAGACAATGGATCATCCCGTTTGCGACTTTGCTCACCACGTAACAAAAGTCGCGCTGGGCGGCACCGGTATTTTTCTGTCCGATGGTGCCACCAATGTGATGCCCATCGGCCCACACCGGGGCGACGACCTGACATTCGAGCAATTGGCCGAAAATCGTACAGCCGTTCATAATGCGTGGAAAATTGGGTACAACCACACCATGCATTCACTGATCAATGGGTTTTATCAGGGTTGGGACCTGAATCCGGCTCAGTTGCCAATGCGGTATGCCGCTACGTATAATTTTTTCCTGAGCAGTTACGAAGACGCTGTATTCCGGCTGAAAACGTTTGTAGAGCGGGCGGCCATTTCGACGCTGACAAAAGACATTTTCGATGATGCAGCCACCGGACAGGGCTTACTCAATTTCTTCCTGAAAGCGATGAACTGCGGAGCAATATCAGAAGAGGAAGCGCTGGTAACGGGCTTGACAATAGACGAAATCCGCAGTCGTTCCTTTTACCGGATACTGGAGGGAAGACGAAATAATAACGGGTAA
- the uraH gene encoding hydroxyisourate hydrolase — protein MSQLTTHILDTTQGKPAVAVSVVLYQQQREWTEIARGITNSDGRISDLLPNETVLPTGTYKLRFETGAYFDMLDTPTFYPYVEIAFQLITGEHYHVPLLLNPFGYSTYRGS, from the coding sequence ATGAGCCAACTAACCACGCATATTCTTGATACAACGCAAGGAAAACCAGCGGTAGCTGTTAGCGTAGTGTTGTATCAGCAGCAACGGGAATGGACAGAAATTGCCCGCGGAATCACCAATTCAGACGGGCGGATCAGTGATTTGTTGCCTAACGAAACCGTCTTACCAACCGGGACTTATAAGCTGCGGTTTGAAACCGGTGCTTATTTCGATATGCTTGACACACCAACGTTTTATCCGTATGTCGAGATTGCGTTCCAGCTCATTACGGGCGAGCATTACCATGTTCCCTTATTACTGAATCCGTTTGGCTATTCTACCTATCGCGGTTCCTGA
- the uraD gene encoding 2-oxo-4-hydroxy-4-carboxy-5-ureidoimidazoline decarboxylase, with translation MSLPELNQLPVNQLKEALVTCCGSMVWVNEMARIFPVESKDSLFEQAEISWFSLNESDWREAFDHHPKIGDINSLREKFANTSAWASGEQSGVSTASQQVLEDLSEGNRLYEAKFGYIFIVCATGKSADEMLEILNSRLPNSPEDEILIAMQEQNKITKIRLEKLLVS, from the coding sequence ATGAGCCTGCCCGAATTAAATCAGTTGCCGGTTAACCAGTTAAAAGAAGCCCTGGTTACGTGTTGTGGATCAATGGTCTGGGTGAACGAAATGGCCAGAATCTTTCCGGTCGAGAGCAAAGACAGCCTGTTCGAACAGGCTGAAATCAGCTGGTTTTCCCTGAACGAAAGCGACTGGCGGGAAGCATTTGACCATCATCCGAAAATTGGCGACATCAATTCGCTCCGGGAAAAGTTTGCTAATACAAGCGCCTGGGCTTCCGGTGAGCAATCGGGAGTGTCAACTGCATCACAACAGGTTTTAGAGGATTTATCGGAAGGAAATCGGCTATACGAAGCTAAATTCGGTTATATTTTTATCGTCTGCGCTACCGGCAAATCGGCCGATGAAATGCTGGAAATTCTAAATTCCAGACTACCCAATTCGCCCGAAGATGAAATCCTGATTGCGATGCAGGAGCAGAATAAAATTACCAAAATCCGTCTTGAAAAACTTCTGGTATCATGA
- the allE gene encoding (S)-ureidoglycine aminohydrolase gives MEISALTRSVVKRNHAIISPDGYINSRVPDWDNCTVNVIINEQMGANLCQTLITTTKNSRLRGTTKAAQLFFYVISGQCTATVSGDEQPLKTGQFVYIPIGKEYLIEKTEAGTQLLTFHKVYERLEGHTIPPVIFGDAATVAAPAYLGDPALRLQVLLPDELSFDMAVNIFTYDSGGHLPLVETHIMEHGLIYLQGQGVYMLDQNWYPIKKGDSIWMAPYCQQWFTAMGKEPAVYIYYKNVNRFPTTV, from the coding sequence ATGGAAATATCAGCACTTACCCGATCGGTTGTCAAACGCAATCATGCCATCATTAGCCCCGACGGCTACATTAATAGTCGTGTACCCGACTGGGATAACTGTACTGTCAACGTGATCATCAACGAGCAAATGGGTGCAAACCTGTGTCAGACGCTCATCACGACAACTAAAAATAGCAGGCTTAGGGGTACCACAAAAGCCGCGCAACTGTTTTTCTACGTCATAAGCGGTCAGTGCACAGCAACGGTAAGCGGAGACGAGCAGCCGTTAAAAACTGGCCAGTTTGTCTATATCCCAATCGGTAAAGAGTACCTGATCGAGAAAACAGAAGCCGGTACGCAACTGTTGACGTTCCATAAAGTCTACGAAAGGCTGGAAGGCCATACTATACCGCCCGTTATTTTTGGCGACGCTGCCACCGTAGCGGCTCCGGCCTACCTGGGCGATCCAGCTCTGCGTTTGCAAGTGTTACTCCCCGATGAGCTATCGTTCGATATGGCAGTCAATATTTTCACCTACGATTCGGGTGGTCATTTACCCCTGGTCGAAACGCACATCATGGAACACGGCCTTATTTACCTGCAGGGGCAGGGCGTGTATATGCTCGATCAGAACTGGTATCCTATCAAAAAAGGCGATTCGATCTGGATGGCTCCCTATTGTCAGCAGTGGTTCACGGCGATGGGAAAAGAACCCGCCGTCTATATTTATTACAAGAACGTAAACCGTTTTCCCACAACTGTATGA
- a CDS encoding allantoate amidohydrolase, whose translation MTDYLQRAENVLNKINELASISEDPACITRTFGTTAFQQGSRIIQNWMQDIGLETRVDSIGNVRGRLISPQANARTFVIASHMDTVVNAGKFDGPMGVIMGIDLIEQLILTGKPLPFHLELIAFSDEEGVRFHTTYLGSKVVAGSFDEALLNKKDESGITLKEAIQTIGGNSAQLLSDSIAVANWLGYFEIHIEQGPVLYERNVPVAVVTDIVGQKRIEITFSGMAGHAGTVPMTMRQDALCAAAEFILVVEQLAVSEPDLVATVGKLNVVNSASNVIPGEVSCSLDVRSNKASTLAVACQTLHDTCAEIGRKRAIGTNWKLIQETASVACDPVISDLLAEAISDCGYEVIRLVSGAGHDGVPISQVSPVSMLFVRCFKGISHNPLENTELADMAATLQVADTFMNLLIEKQLIM comes from the coding sequence ATGACCGATTATTTACAACGGGCCGAAAACGTACTGAATAAAATCAACGAACTGGCTTCGATCAGTGAAGACCCAGCGTGCATCACCCGCACCTTTGGCACTACGGCGTTTCAGCAGGGAAGCCGCATCATTCAAAACTGGATGCAGGACATTGGCCTGGAAACGCGCGTTGATTCCATTGGCAATGTGAGAGGCCGATTGATCAGTCCTCAGGCGAATGCCAGAACGTTTGTCATTGCCTCGCACATGGATACGGTCGTGAACGCCGGTAAATTCGACGGGCCGATGGGTGTTATCATGGGCATAGACCTCATCGAACAGCTCATTCTGACGGGTAAACCACTGCCTTTTCACCTCGAACTGATCGCGTTTAGCGACGAAGAAGGCGTTCGCTTTCACACAACTTACCTTGGCAGTAAAGTCGTTGCCGGTTCATTTGACGAAGCCCTTCTCAACAAAAAAGATGAATCGGGTATAACACTAAAGGAAGCTATCCAGACAATTGGTGGGAATTCGGCTCAGCTACTCTCCGATTCGATTGCAGTTGCTAATTGGCTGGGTTATTTTGAAATTCATATTGAGCAGGGCCCCGTACTCTATGAACGTAACGTTCCGGTTGCCGTAGTAACTGATATTGTGGGGCAAAAACGCATAGAAATTACCTTTAGTGGTATGGCCGGCCATGCCGGAACCGTACCGATGACGATGCGTCAGGATGCACTTTGCGCTGCTGCTGAATTCATTCTGGTAGTCGAGCAATTGGCTGTTAGTGAGCCAGATCTGGTGGCTACAGTAGGCAAACTGAACGTAGTCAATTCGGCCAGCAATGTCATTCCCGGCGAAGTAAGCTGTAGTCTGGATGTACGAAGTAATAAGGCATCTACTCTGGCAGTGGCTTGCCAAACCTTGCACGATACATGTGCCGAAATCGGCCGGAAACGGGCAATTGGTACCAATTGGAAACTAATTCAGGAAACTGCATCGGTAGCCTGCGACCCGGTCATCAGTGACTTATTGGCAGAGGCTATAAGCGATTGTGGTTATGAAGTGATACGGCTGGTAAGTGGTGCCGGACACGATGGTGTACCGATCTCGCAGGTTTCGCCGGTTTCCATGCTGTTTGTGCGGTGCTTCAAAGGCATTAGCCACAATCCACTGGAAAACACAGAATTGGCCGATATGGCCGCTACCCTTCAGGTGGCCGATACCTTTATGAACCTCCTTATCGAAAAACAACTGATTATGTGA
- the allB gene encoding allantoinase AllB: MVDFAIKGNNILTPAGLQKAVVVLKNGLISDVLKDLPPTIDVEVIDIYDKVLMPGVIDPHVHINEPGRTDWEGFDTATRAAISGGLTTLVDMPLNSSPVTTSAAAFDQKLAATAGQLHTNCGFWGGLVPGNTGEIEKLIAKGVLGFKAFLTHSGIDDFPNVNEADLRKAMPIIAKHGLPLLVHCELSTDEILATGDVRSYQNYLSSRPAEWEDKAISLLIRLCEEYNCRTHIVHLSSASSIEPIAKAKQNGLPLTVETAQHYLFFNAETIQDGQTQFKCAPPIREKENNDQLWVALRDGTIDFVATDHSPAPPDLKLLQRGDFMKAWGGIASLQLALPVLWTAARQRGFSITDIARWLSEKPAQLTGLSHQKGQIAIGYDADLIVWDPLNSFTVSEELLQHKHKMTPYLHQELYGVVEQTYLGGLKVFENGTISQLNAGKLITPFMK, encoded by the coding sequence ATGGTTGATTTCGCAATCAAAGGGAATAATATTCTTACGCCTGCAGGACTCCAGAAGGCGGTAGTTGTACTAAAAAACGGATTAATTTCTGATGTTTTAAAGGATCTACCGCCAACTATCGATGTCGAAGTCATTGATATTTACGACAAGGTGCTGATGCCCGGAGTCATTGATCCCCACGTACATATCAACGAACCTGGCCGGACCGATTGGGAGGGTTTCGATACGGCTACGCGGGCAGCTATTTCCGGCGGATTGACAACACTGGTCGACATGCCCCTCAACTCATCACCGGTTACGACATCGGCAGCGGCTTTCGACCAAAAACTGGCAGCCACCGCAGGCCAGCTTCACACAAACTGCGGTTTCTGGGGAGGTCTCGTACCGGGGAATACCGGCGAAATCGAGAAACTGATCGCCAAAGGTGTATTAGGATTTAAAGCCTTTCTGACTCATTCCGGCATCGACGATTTCCCGAACGTTAATGAAGCGGATTTGCGGAAAGCGATGCCCATTATTGCCAAGCATGGGTTACCATTGCTTGTCCATTGCGAATTATCTACCGACGAAATACTGGCGACCGGCGATGTTCGATCCTACCAGAATTACCTGTCATCACGGCCAGCCGAATGGGAAGATAAAGCCATTTCCTTACTGATCCGGCTGTGCGAAGAATACAACTGCCGAACCCATATTGTGCACCTATCCTCGGCCAGTTCCATCGAACCCATTGCCAAAGCCAAACAAAACGGGTTGCCACTAACGGTCGAAACGGCACAGCATTATCTGTTTTTCAATGCTGAAACCATTCAGGATGGCCAAACGCAGTTCAAGTGCGCACCACCCATTCGTGAAAAGGAAAACAACGACCAGTTATGGGTGGCCTTGCGCGACGGCACTATTGACTTTGTGGCTACTGACCACTCCCCTGCCCCGCCCGACTTAAAACTACTCCAACGTGGTGATTTTATGAAAGCCTGGGGCGGCATCGCATCCCTTCAGTTAGCCTTGCCCGTTCTATGGACAGCCGCCCGGCAACGCGGCTTCTCGATAACCGATATAGCCCGCTGGCTAAGTGAAAAACCAGCCCAGTTAACAGGATTATCGCATCAAAAAGGGCAAATTGCAATTGGGTACGATGCCGATTTAATCGTATGGGACCCCCTAAATTCGTTCACGGTTTCGGAAGAACTCCTGCAACACAAGCATAAAATGACCCCTTATCTGCATCAGGAATTGTATGGTGTGGTCGAACAAACCTATCTCGGTGGCCTGAAGGTTTTTGAGAACGGAACGATCAGCCAGTTGAATGCCGGAAAACTTATTACGCCCTTCATGAAATGA
- the pucL gene encoding factor-independent urate hydroxylase, with protein sequence MKLKLKKNAYGKNAVNLSKIIRHPTYHEFRQISVNVSLQGDFETAHTLGDNSKILPTDTQKNTVYALAQAHFVDSIENFGLYLANYFITNNPQVTQATVDIVEHPYRRMTFDGEPHHHAYIGGGSENHTTTIIQTGNHIAITSGIKDLLILKTTDSGFEGYIKDQFTTLKETADRILATQCEATWTYTTQELDFTVAFAKIRETLLKTFAHHKSLSVQQTLLAMGSAVLEENEAVSEISLIMPNKHHIPFNLEQFGLDNKNEIFIATDEPYGYITGTVTREQDSED encoded by the coding sequence ATGAAGCTTAAACTGAAAAAAAATGCGTACGGTAAGAACGCTGTGAATCTGTCAAAAATAATTCGGCATCCTACCTATCATGAATTCAGGCAGATCTCCGTCAATGTGTCTTTGCAGGGGGATTTTGAAACTGCGCACACACTAGGCGATAACTCGAAAATACTGCCCACCGACACGCAGAAGAACACCGTCTATGCGTTAGCTCAAGCGCATTTCGTGGATTCTATTGAAAATTTCGGGTTGTATTTAGCGAATTATTTTATCACCAATAACCCACAGGTAACCCAGGCGACAGTCGATATCGTCGAGCATCCCTATCGCCGAATGACTTTCGACGGCGAGCCACATCACCATGCCTACATCGGAGGTGGTTCTGAGAACCATACAACAACCATCATACAGACCGGGAATCATATTGCCATTACGTCTGGTATCAAAGACCTACTGATTCTGAAAACGACAGATTCGGGCTTCGAAGGCTATATCAAAGACCAATTCACAACGCTAAAAGAAACGGCCGATCGCATATTGGCGACCCAATGCGAGGCTACCTGGACCTATACAACACAGGAGCTTGATTTTACCGTGGCATTTGCTAAAATTAGAGAAACACTCCTGAAAACGTTTGCCCATCATAAAAGTCTGTCGGTCCAGCAAACCTTACTGGCAATGGGTTCGGCCGTTCTGGAAGAGAATGAGGCTGTGAGCGAGATTAGTCTGATCATGCCCAACAAGCACCATATACCGTTCAATCTGGAGCAATTTGGTCTGGACAACAAAAATGAGATTTTTATCGCCACCGACGAACCGTATGGCTACATTACCGGGACAGTGACGAGGGAGCAGGACAGTGAAGACTAG